The following are from one region of the Thermodesulfobacteriota bacterium genome:
- a CDS encoding type II toxin-antitoxin system HipA family toxin, translating into MIRLVVWLTLPSGERVAAAETICGIRPGGFRYLPAFLNHAGAFALEPLGLPLGPDRFLIDRADGVAAVLEDALPDAWGRRLLARRAGLSRHHQTPAQLLAALGGSGLGALSFAAAGEPAPPDPLPGLPDLPRLLAAVGRLEADESLATEELGMLLASGSSAGGARPKALIMDGSRPAIAKLPSRQDRLSLVAIEAATMALARKAGIDTAATRLERVQGQEVLVVHRFDVTPGRGRRHMLSFQTLLQAEGWYHVGYQDLLGVLRRVSAQPEIDVPALYRQAVFNAIAGNTDDHLKNFTLLHDDRGFFLSPAYDLLPAVSGEVEHVLHFSPDHVCPSRRTLVGLGRRAGVPSPAGVVDQVLAAAQGFEEELAAAGVPEEEQRRLGTVVARNIALASP; encoded by the coding sequence GGTCTGGCTGACCTTGCCCAGCGGCGAGCGGGTGGCGGCTGCCGAGACGATTTGTGGCATCCGGCCCGGCGGCTTCCGGTATCTGCCTGCCTTTCTGAACCATGCCGGGGCATTCGCCCTTGAGCCGCTGGGCCTGCCCCTGGGACCCGATCGGTTTCTCATTGACCGGGCCGATGGGGTGGCGGCGGTTCTGGAGGACGCCTTGCCAGACGCCTGGGGCCGGCGGCTTCTCGCTCGGCGGGCCGGTCTGTCCCGGCACCATCAGACACCGGCGCAGCTGCTGGCCGCCCTGGGCGGCAGCGGCCTGGGGGCGCTCAGCTTTGCAGCCGCCGGCGAGCCCGCGCCGCCCGATCCGCTCCCCGGGCTTCCCGACTTGCCCCGCTTGCTGGCCGCGGTGGGGCGGCTTGAGGCCGACGAGTCCCTGGCTACCGAGGAGCTGGGGATGCTCCTGGCATCCGGCAGCTCCGCCGGCGGGGCACGGCCGAAGGCTCTGATCATGGACGGCTCCCGGCCGGCGATAGCGAAGCTCCCCAGTCGTCAGGATCGGCTGTCACTGGTGGCTATCGAGGCCGCCACCATGGCGCTGGCCAGGAAGGCCGGCATCGACACCGCCGCTACCCGCCTGGAGCGGGTCCAGGGCCAGGAGGTGCTGGTCGTCCATCGGTTCGACGTCACCCCCGGTCGGGGCCGGCGGCATATGCTCTCCTTCCAGACCCTGTTGCAGGCGGAAGGCTGGTACCACGTCGGCTACCAGGACCTTTTGGGCGTGCTTCGCCGGGTGAGTGCCCAGCCGGAGATCGATGTGCCAGCCCTGTACCGCCAGGCGGTGTTCAACGCCATCGCCGGCAATACCGACGACCACCTCAAGAACTTCACCCTCCTTCATGACGACCGCGGCTTCTTCCTGTCACCGGCCTATGACCTCTTGCCGGCCGTGAGTGGCGAGGTCGAGCATGTCCTCCATTTCAGCCCCGATCACGTCTGTCCCTCGCGACGGACGCTGGTTGGCCTCGGCCGCCGGGCCGGCGTGCCGTCGCCGGCGGGCGTCGTGGATCAGGTGCTGGCCGCCGCTCAGGGCTTCGAAGAGGAGCTGGCCGCCGCCGGTGTGCCGGAGGAGGAGCAGCG